The following are encoded in a window of Penicillium oxalicum strain HP7-1 chromosome II, whole genome shotgun sequence genomic DNA:
- a CDS encoding Ribose-phosphate pyrophosphokinase 5, which yields MVRNLVVIGGTSHPQLTQSICGVLGIPPAEVLLSKFAVGETRVEIQESVREKDVYIIQSGGGKVNDHLLELLITISACKTASARRVTAVLPLFPYSRQSDIPYDKAGAPLVKSSVRDRPNNGYTFESTPPTPGPGMKTEGLGLQGGMDSLQKSLAKAQIEESNGSPVKRRTPNGLTRSETAESIKSLAASGGVEEPSSNSSKINAFQPRPGYKQWVAQAGTLVADLLTCAGADHIITMDLHDPQYQGFFDIPVDNLYGRPLLKSYIQRNIPAYKQAVVVSPDAGGAKRATAIADSMGMEFALIHKERRPTKITDRQNATMMLVGDVRDRTAILIDDLADTSNTITRAAKLLKKEGASKVYALVTHGILSGDAIDRINASSLDKVVVTNSVDQTDHLRRCPKLEVLEVGHVFAEVRPDSPKTFPGRSSTFADPCEIFRPFAEFTMVNPSAFCFSTTELAHPRFAGTGTGFSADENKYTGFVSI from the exons ATGGTCCGAAATCTCGTCGTCATCGGAGGCACATCCCACCCGCAACTGACTCAGAGCATTTGCGGTGTGCTTGGCATTCCTCCGGCGGAAGTTCTTCTTTCCAAATTTGCGGTCGGTGAGACTCGAGTTGAAATCCAGGAATCTGTCCGTGAGAAGGATGTCTACATCATTCAGTCTGGCGGTGGTAAGGTCAATGATCACCTCCTCGAGCTCTTGATCACAATCTCCGCTTGCAAGACAGCCTCGGCACGCCGAGTCACCGCCGTTCTGCCGCTGTTCCCTTATTCCCGCCAAAGTGATATTCCTTACGATAAGGCTGGAGCTCCGCTAGTCAAGTCTTCTGTTCGCGACCGCCCTAACAATGGCTACACTTTTGAGAGTACCCCTCCGACACCCGGCCCAGGCATGAAGACTGAGGGTCTTGGCCTGCAGGGTGGTATGGATAGCTTGCAGAAGAGTCTGGCCAAAGCTCAAATCGAGGAAAGCAATGGCAGCCCGGTCAAACGGCGCACACCCAACGGACTCACTCGGAGCGAAACGGCAGAGTCCATCAAGTCTCTGGCTGCCAGCGGTGGGGTTGAAGAACCCTCGAGCAACTCCTCCAAAATCAACGCCTTCCAGCCCCGACCAGGATACAAGCAATGGGTTGCGCAAGCAGGCACCCTGGTGGCCGATCTGCTCACTTGCGCCGGTGCCGATCACATCATCACCATGGATCTGCATGACCCACAGTACCAGGGCTTCTTCGATATTCCCGTGGATAACCTGTATGGTCGTCCGTTGCTTAAGAGCTATATCCAGCGCAATATTCCAGCCTACAAGCAAGCCGTGGTGGTCAGCCCCGACGCAGGTGGTGCTAAGCGTGCGACAGCCATTGCTGACTCCATGGGCATGGAGTTTGCTCTCATTCACAAG GAGCGCCGCCCAACCAAAATCACAGACCGACAAAATGCCACCATGATGCTTGTTGGTGATGTTCGCGATCGTACAGCCATCCTTATTGATGATCTCGCAGACACCTCCAACACCATCACGCGGGCAGCAAAACTTCTCAAGAAAGAAGGTGCCTCCAAGGTGTACGCTTTGGTCACTCACGGTATTCTGAGCGGTGACGCGATTGACCGCATCAATGCAAGCTCTCTCGATAAGGTGGTCGTGACCAACAGTGTGGATCAGACggatcatcttcgtcgctgCCCTAAGTTGGAGGTCCTTGAGGTCGGCCATGTGTTCGCGGAGGTAAGACCTGACAGCCCAAAAACATTCCCGGGTCGCTCATCTACATTTGCTGACCCTTGTGAAATTTTCAGGCCATTCGCCGAGTTCACCATGGTGAATCCATCAGCGTTCTGTTTCAGTACGACTGAACTCGCTCACCCTCGCTTTGCCGGAACAGGCACGGGCTTCTCTGCAGATGAAAACAAATATACCGGCTTTGTGTCCATATGA
- a CDS encoding Nucleolar protein 58, with product MSLFILTETSAGYALLKSKDKKLFKRESLPEDANTPEGISNLFKLKNFKKFDSAATAVEEAASIIEGKVTPLLTEVLKELKDEKKASLAVADVKLGNAITKVPGLSLELIADSSTADAFRAIRENLITLIPGLAPSDMSAMSLGLSHSLARHKLKFSPDKIDTMIVQAIGLLDDLDKELNTYAMRVKEWYGWHFPELAKILNDNIAYSKLVLKMGMRTNWETTDLAEILPEEIESAVKTAADRSMGTEISEQDLENIQALATQVVEFAEYRQRLASYLSSRMNAIAPNLTALVGDLVGARLIAHAGSLTSLSKSPASTIQILGAEKALFRALKTKHDTPKYGLIYHASLIGQATGRNKGKMARILAAKASLGIRVDALAEWDDDVTEEEKAALGTEARFNMERKLAAMEGKPIKPRGVNIAPNGAAQAQKFDLKEARKYNPDADAMDTEEVEAPTSAKKSKKDKKKLVEDVEEDEEMADADSDDESQDGTGDSELEKLAAKAGLSVKRYQRKLERGEITFDAAGNPTAVSKKDLKKAKKEAKKAEKEDGKKRKRDDGDDSEKKKKKKNKGE from the exons ATGTCACTTTTCATCTTGACCGAAACCAGCGCGGGTTACGCCCTGCTGAAgtccaaggacaagaagctcTTCAAGCGCGAATCTCTCCCGGAGGATGCCAACACTCCTGAGGGAATCTCAAACCT CTTCAAATTGAAGAACTTCAAGAAGTTCGACAGCGCCGCCACTGCCGTTGAGGAGGCTGCTTCCATCATTGAGGGAAAGGTCACTCCTCTCCTGACAGAGGTTCTTAAGGAgctcaaggatgagaagaaggcctcTTTGGCCGTTGCCGACGTCAAGCTCG GAAATGCCATCACCAAGGTTCCCGGCCTCTCTCTCGAGCTGATCGCCGACTCTTCCACCGCTGATGCCTTCCGTGCCATTCGTGAGAACCTGATCACTCTCATCCCCGGTCTTGCCCCCAGCGACATGTCCGCTATGTCTCTTGGTCTGTCCCACTCTCTCGCCCGTCACAAGCTCAAGTTCTCCCCCGACAAGATCGACACCATGATCGTCCAGGCCATTGGCCTCTTGGATGATCTCGACAAGGAGCTCAACACATACGCTATGCGCGTGAAGGAGTGGTACGGCTGGCACTTCCCCGAGCTTGCCAAGATCCTGAACGACAACATTGCCTACTCCAAGCTCGTTCTGAAGATGGGTATGCGTACCAACTGGGAGACGACCGACCTGGCCGAAATTCTccccgaggagattgagagtGCCGTCAAGACTGCCGCTGATCGGTCTATGGGTACTGAGATCAGCGAGCAGGATCTCGAGAACATTCAGGCTCTTGCTACTCAAGTTGTTGAGTTTGCCGAATACCGTCAGCGCCTTGCTAGCTACCTGTCTTCTCGCATGAACGCCATCGCTCCTAACCTGACTGCTCTCGTCGGTGACCTTGTTGGTGCCCGTCTGATCGCCCACGCTGGTAGCCTGACCAGCTTGTCCAAGAGCCCCGCCAGTACCATCCAGATTCTCGGTGCCGAGAAGGCCCTTTTCCGTGCCCTGAAGACCAAGCACGATACCCCCAAGTACGGTCTGATCTACCACGCGTCTCTGATCGGTCAGGCCACCGGCCGCAACAAGGGCAAGATGGCCCGTATCCTCGCCGCCAAGGCTTCTCTTGGAATCCGTGTGGACGCCCTCGCTGAGTGGGACGACGAtgtgaccgaggaggagaaggctgctcTCGGTACCGAGGCCCGCTTCAACATGGAGCGCAAGCTCGCCGCCATGGAGGGCAAGCCCATCAAGCCCCGCGGTGTGAACATTGCACCCAACGGTGCCGCTCAGGCTCAGAAGTTCGACCTGAAGGAGGCCCGCAAGTACAACCCCGATGCCGATGCCATGGATACCGAGGAGGTCGAGGCTCCCACATCCGccaagaagtccaagaaggacaagaagaagctggtggaAGATGttgaggaggacgaggagatgGCTGACGCCGACTCTGATGACGAGTCCCAAGATGGCACCGGTGACTCTGAGCTCGAGAAGCTGGCCGCCAAGGCCGGTCTCAGCGTGAAGCGGTACCAGCGCAAGCTCGAGCGCGGCGAGATCACCTTTGACGCCGCCGGCAACCCAACGGCCGTCAGCAAGAAGGACCTgaagaaggcgaagaaggaagccaagaaggccgagaaggaggacggcaagaagcgcaagcgtgatgatggtgatgacagcgaaaagaagaagaagaagaagaacaagggcGAGTAA
- a CDS encoding 40S ribosomal protein S0, producing MAPSQLPPVFNPTSQDIEMLLAAQCHLGSKNLQVHMEPYLWKTRPDGVNVINIGKTWEKIVLAARIIAAIDNPADVCVISARPYGQRAVLKFATHTGATAIAGRFTPGNFTNYITRSFKEPRLIIVTDPRTDAQAIKEASYVNIPVIALCDSDSPTDFVDVAIPTNNKGRHAIGLVWWMLAREVLRLRGTLATRETEWDAVVDLYFYRDPEAEENKEIADETKVASAEEVGAGAIESGFAGENWDASAPGAGNPGTAFAAASAAVGATSWEADGADWAASSAPQGEWAAESQPAAASGEAKW from the exons ATGGCCCCCTCTCAGCTCCCCCCGGTTTTCAACCCTACCTCGCAGGACATTGAGATGCTCCTTGCTGCTCAGTGCCACCTTGGTTCCAAGAACCTCCAGGTGCACATGGAGCCTTACCTCTGGAAGACCCGTCCCGATGGTGTTAACGTTATCAACATCGGCAAGACCTG GGAGAAGATTGTCCTGGCTGCCCGTATCATCGCCGCCATTGACAACCCCGCCGATGTCTGTGTCATCTCCGCTCGTCCCTACGGCCAGCGCGCTGTCCTGAAGTTCGCTACCCACACCGGTGCCACTGCCATTGCTGGTCGCTTCACCCCCGGTAACTTCACCAACTACATCACCCGCTCTTTCAAGGAGCCCCGTCTCATCATCGTGACCGACCCCCGCACCGATGCTCAGGCCATCAAGGAGGCCAGCTACGTCAACATCCCCGTCATTGCCCTTTGCGACTCTGACTCTCCCACCGACTTCGTCGATGTTGCCATCCCCACCAACAACAAGGGTCGCCACGCCATCGGTCTCGTCTGGTGGATGCTTGCCCGTGAGGTCCTCCGCCTCCGTGGTACTCTCGCTACCCGTGAGACTGAGTGGGACGCCGTTGTCGATCTCTACTTCTACCGCGACCctgaggccgaggagaacaaggagaTCGCTGACGAGACCAAGGTCGCCAGCGCTGAGGAGGTTGGTGCCGGTGCCATCGAGTCCGGCTTTGCTGGTGAGAACTGGGACGCTTCCGCCCCTGGTGCTGGCAACCCCGGCACTGCTTTCGCTGCTGCCTCCGCTGCTGTCGGTGCTACCTCCTGGGAGGCTGACGGTGCCGACTGGGCTGCCAGCTCTGCCCCCCAGGGCGAGTGGGCTGCTGAGTCTCAGCCCGCCGCTGCCTCTGGCGAGGCCAAGTGGTAA
- a CDS encoding ATP-dependent rRNA helicase spb4, with translation MAPKPAPSSRAWDALTPSLSQWTLEAVASMGFTRMTPVQASAIPLFMAHKDVVVEAVTGSGKTLSFLIPVVEKLLRVEEPIKKHHIGAIIISPTRELATQIHQVLLSLLEFHPPSAAAIHPPEGAAPRSKSSSSVLKVVPQLLLGGSTSPAEDLSTFLKKSPNVLVSTPGRLLELLSSPHVHCAQSSFEMLVLDEADRLLDLGFKDDLQRILRHLPKQRRTGLFSASISEAVDQIVRVGLRNPVKVAVKVKGGAGAEDKRTPASLQMTYLTTPPAHKFSVLKQILSTVQPTPQKTIFFVSTCSSVDYLALLLPIILGTKYTLVPLHGKHPANARQKNFTRFTTATTPAILLTTDVASRGLDIPSVDLVVQIDPPSDPKTFIHRCGRAGRAGRRGLSIVLLHPGREEDYVSFLEVRKTPVTPYSLPGSSGDEEAAAATQKVRTAMLKDRALHDKGQKAFVSWLRSYSKHQAASIFRVADLDWEALGKAWGLLKLPKMPELRNFTGDKTLGVSLDWDNYAYKDKQREKRRKEAMEEATHGDTQEPEDSRKRRATENSAWSHNAENREKRLKRKELKKARKEQERWEQLPEEEKQKALETKRMVEELRQKHEREYRARQAEQASASKTSKPHGKDDEFQGFD, from the exons ATGGCACCGAAGCCCgccccttcttctcgagcGTGGGATGCGCTCACGCCGTCACTCTCACAATGGACCCTGGAGGCCGTGGCCTCTATGGGATTTACACGCATGACTCCGGTCCAGGCCTCGGCCATTCCTCTGTTTATGGCGCATAAAGACGTCGTCGTCGAAGCAGTCACTGGCAGTGGTAAAACACTGTCATTTCTCATTCCTGTTGTGGAAAAGCTTTTGCGCGTGGAAGAACCGATCAAGAAGCATCACATTGGGGCCATTATCATCTCCCCGACGAG AGAACTTGCGACCCAAATTCACCAGGTGCTTTTGTCGCTACTTGAATTCCATCCCCCTTCCGCCGCAGCGATCCATCCCCCCGAAGGCGCTGCGCCGCGGTCaaagtcctcctcctcggtcttgaaAGTCGTCCCACAACTCCTACTGGGCGGATCTACGTCTCCGGCGGAAGACCTGAGCACTTTCCTCAAGAAGTCTCCGAACGTGCTCGTCTCTACGCCCGGACGACTGTTGGAATTGCTCTCCTCGCCTCACGTTCACTGCGCGCAGTCCTCCTTTGAGATGTTGGTGTTGGATGAAGCCGACCGTTTGCTGGATCTTGGCTTCAAAGATGACTTGCAGAGGATATTGCGGCATCTACCCAAGCAGCGCAGGACTGGTCTTTTCAGCGCCAGTATCAGTGAAGCTGTGGACCAGATCGTTCGCGTGGGTCTACGCAATCCCGTCAAGGTTGccgtcaaggtcaagggtGGCGCCGGCGCAGAAGATAAGCGGACTCCTGCTAG tCTGCAAATGACATACTTGACGACTCCTCCGGCACACAAATTCTCCGTCTTGAAACAGATCCTCTCCACAGTTCAACCTACCCCACAAAAaaccatcttcttcgtctccacCTGCTCGAGCGTAGACTACCTTGCCCTTCTACTACCGATCATTCTTGGGACCAAATACACTCTGGTCCCTCTGCATGGAAAGCATCCTGCCAACGCTCGCCAAAAGAACTTTACCCGATTTACGACTGCGACCACCCCCGCTATTCTCCTCACCACCGATGTTGCTTCCCGTGGACTCGATATCCCCTCTGTGGATCTAGTCGTGCAAATTGATCCTCCCTCGGATCCCAAGACTTTCATTCATCGATGCGGACGGGCCGGACGTGCCGGACGCCGAGGTCTCAGtattgttcttcttcatccggGGCGTGAGGAGGATTACGTTTCCTTCCTGGAGGTGCGGAAAACCCCGGTCACCCCCTACAGCCTGCCGGGCTCCTCGGGGGATGAAGAAGCGGCTGCTGCGACGCAAAAGGTGCGGACTGCTATGCTGAAGGACCGGGCTCTTCACGACAAAGGCCAGAAGGCCTTTGTCAGTTGGCTCCGAAGCTACAGCAAACATCAAGCGGCCAGTATCTTTCGCGTGGCTGACCTCGACTGGGAAGCGCTGGGAAAAGCGTGGGGTCTTCTCAAACTCCCCAAAATGCCCGAACTGCGCAATTTTACCGGCGACAAAACCCTGGGCGTGAGCCTGGACTGGGATAACTATGCCTACAAGGACAAGCAACGAGAGAAACGACGCAAAGAGGCCATGGAAGAAGCCACCCACGGCGACACGCAGGAGCCAGAGGACTCTCGAAAGCGGCGAGCCACCGAAAACTCTGCCTGGAGCCACAATGCCGAGAACCGTGAGAAGAGACTGAAGCGCAAGGAGCTCAAGAAAGCGCGAAAGGAACAAGAACGATGGGAGCAGCTGCctgaggaagagaagcagaAAGCTCTCGAAACGAAACGGATGGTGGAGGAATTGCGCCAGAAGCATGAACGGGAGTACCGTGCTCGGCAGGCCGAACAGGCGTCCGCCTCGAAAACTTCAAAACCCCATGGCAAAGATGATGAATTCCAAGGCTTTGATTAG
- a CDS encoding CTP-dependent diacylglycerol kinase 1: MASSSRSIPETPRVTSPSPSLSESSEARDGYLAPTTRSASRRQRMSGLAEASPAAERSRSPRASTSSPSSPTSRSRRPPRRSNPNIPASPPATDGSPASNGFLSPKLPNALRDISRSPSPLGLIPLHTRYRSFIHRHEIPRKLLHVSIGFVTLHLYRSGVQTSQITPVLFTALVPIAATDFLRHRSEKINQLYIRCVGALMRETEVSGYNGVIWYLLGAYVVLRFFPKDVGVMGVLLLSWCDTAASTFGRLWGRHTPQLRRGKSLAGTLAAWLVGVVTAASFWGWFVPSVGSFPNDPPDAFMFTGRLNLLPDCVRGLLGWETGSASTTITGTLALGVMSAVSGVVAAGSELIDLWGWDDNLTIPVLSGVGLWGFLKVFG; this comes from the coding sequence ATGGCGAGCTCATCTAGATCTATTCCCGAGACTCCTCGAGTCACATCACCCTCGCCCTCATTGTCTGAAAGCTCCGAGGCACGTGATGGGTATCTTGCGCCGACGACGAGGTCAGCATCTCGCCGACAGCGCATGTCGGGGCTCGCCGAAGCCAGTCCTGCTGCTGAACGATCGCGGAGTCCCCGCGCCTCGACCTCCTCGCCTTCCTCGCCTACATCGCGCAGCCGTCGGCCACCACGTCGATCCAATCCAAACATTCCTGCCTCCCCTCCGGCCACTGACGGCAGCCCTGCCTCCAATGGCTTCCTCTCTCCAAAATTGCCGAATGCTTTGCGCGAcatctctcgctctccttcACCACTAGGCTTGATTCCTCTCCACACCCGGTATCGCAGTTTCATTCATCGTCATGAGATTCCTCGGAAACTTTTGCACGTCTCGATCGGGTTCGTGACCCTCCATCTGTATCGGAGTGGCGTCCAGACATCACAGATCACGCCAGTGCTCTTCACCGCGTTAGTACCAATTGCCGCCACGGACTTTTTGCGCCATCGTTCAGAAAAAATCAACCAGCTTTACATCCGGTGCGTCGGTGCGCTGATGCGCGAGACGGAAGTCTCGGGGTACAACGGTGTGATCTGGTACCTCCTTGGCGCATATGTGGTCTTGCGGTTCTTCCCCAAGGACGTCGGCGTGATGGGGGTTCTTCTTCTCAGCTGGTGCGACACTGCAGCCTCGACGTTTGGGCGTCTCTGGGGACGCCACACACCGCAATTGCGTCGAGGGAAGAGTCTGGCGGGGACACTTGCCGCTTGGTTGGTTGGTGTTGTCACCGCGGCCAGTTTCTGGGGCTGGTTTGTTCCCTCCGTGGGCAGCTTCCCCAACGACCCCCCAGACGCGTTCATGTTCACGGGACGCTTGAACTTACTCCCCGATTGTGTTCGCGGCCTTCTCGGATGGGAGACGGGGTCTGCTTCCACTACTATTACCGGCACCCTTGCCCTGGGCGTCATGAGCGCCGTGTCCGGCGTGGTGGCTGCTGGGAGCGAGCTGATCGACCTCTGGGGCTGGGACGATAACCTCACAATCCCCGTCCTCAGCGGAGTCGGTCTCTGGGGCTTCTTGAAGGTTTTCGGTTAA
- a CDS encoding V-type proton ATPase subunit d encodes MEGLFFNTNGGFVEGIVRGYRNTLLTGQSYSNLVQCETIDDVKLQLGPAYGDFLASLPPNPSTSALAGKMTDKLVSEFRYLVAQSVGSTAKFLEYLTYGYMIDNIALLITGTLHERDTRELLERCHPLGWFETLPVLCVASNIEELYNSVLIETPLAPYFKGSLSHQDLDELNIEIVRNTLYKNYLEDFYNFVQTHPDFSGPTREVMSEILQFEADRRAINITLNSFGTELSKQERRKLYPEFGNLYPEGSLMLSRADDIEGVALAVSAVSDYKSFFDAVGLSQGGGSMGGMGGGPADGKSLEDLFYQKEMEMSKMVFTRQFTPAVVYAWMKLKEQEIRNVTWISECIAQNQKERIGNFISVF; translated from the exons ATGGAGGGTCTCTTTTTTAATACGAACGGCGG TTTTGTTGAAGGCATTGTCCGAGGGTATCGGAATACACTCTTGACTGGCCAGAGCTACTCCAACCTGGTACAATGCGAGACGATCGACG ATGTGAAACTGCAGCTTGGGCCGGCATACGGTGACTTCCttgcctctcttcctccgAATCCCTCCACATCTGCCCTTGCGGGCAAGATGACCGATAAGCTGGTGTCCGAATTTCGCTACCTTGTCGCCCAGTCAGTAGGCTCGACTGCCAAGTTCCTTGAATACTTGACCTACGGTTACATGATCGATAATATTGCCCTTCTCATTACTGGGACCTTACATGAACGGGACACACGAGAGCTCCTGGAGCGATGTCACCCTTTGGGCTGGTTCGAGACTCTGCCCGTCCTTTGCGTTGCATCCAATATTGAAGAGCTCTACAACTCGGTTCTGATCGAAACCCCTCTTGCGCCATACTTCAAAGGCAGTCTCAGCCATCAGGATCTGGACGAACTTAATATCGAAATTGTGCGCAACACCCTCTACAAGAACTACTTGGAAGACTTCTACAATTTTGTTCAAACCCACCCAGACTTCTCCGGCCCAACACGAGAAGTCATGTCTGAGATCTTACAATTTGAGGCAGACCGTCGCGCCATCAACATTACTCTCAACTCCTTCGGCACCGAGCTGTCCAAACAGGAACGGAGGAAGCTGTACCCCGAGTTTGGAAACCTATACCCGGAGGGTAGCTTAATGCTCTCGCGGGCCGATGATATTGAGGGCGTCGCCCTGGCTGTCAGCGCTGTATCTGATTACAAGAGCTTCTTTGACGCCGTAGGGCTGAGCCAAGGCGGCGGTAGTATGGGTGGTATGGGAGGTGGCCCCGCGGACGGAAAGAGTCTGGAAGACCTCTTCTATCaaaaagagatggagatgtcaAAGATGGTCTTCACTCGCCAATTCACCCCGGCGGTGGTTTACGCTTGGATGAAGCTGAAGGAGCAG GAAATTCGCAATGTGACGTGGATCTCGGAATGCATTGCTCAGAACCAAAAGGAGAGGATCGGGAACTTCATCTCTGTCTTCTAA